One segment of Indicator indicator isolate 239-I01 chromosome 23, UM_Iind_1.1, whole genome shotgun sequence DNA contains the following:
- the WDR54 gene encoding WD repeat-containing protein 54, producing MYRKEPSVPLRSSSAALYNNLSVLRAGGRPLTCFGAVHGPSLSLVTADGLGFTHRQLPAKEAGTALSTSLLTQAAWCVLPSRVLLVLTSQKGIQMYESDGSIMVYWHALDVAEHPSAQAVFARGIAAAGGHFICVGTSSGSVLVFDIPPKGTNITVSEVLEEHRDAITDIASELAQAPAGAGDVVTADDAGTLCVWSSGEEFTLLSKILAFGCSCSSVKLWQGVVAAGYGNGQIRLYEAATGVLHAEVNAHARWIYALDLAPQTGKLLSGAEDSFVHVWKISRNPDTDDVEIEHCHAECVTDTQVCGARFCDPEGLSFAVTGYDLSEIFRYSRP from the exons ATGTACCGGAAGGAGCCGAGCGTCCCGCTGCGGAGCAGCAGCGCGGCTCTGTACAACAACCTGAGCGTGCtgcgggcgggcgggcggccGCTCACCTGCTTCGGGGCTGTGCACGGGCCCAGCCTCAGCCTGGTCACTGCCGACGGGCTCGGCTTCACCCACCGGCAGCTGCCGGCCAAGGAGGCGGGcacggccctcagcacctctcTCCTCACCCAG GCTGCGTGGTGTGTCCTGCCATCACGGGTCCTGCTGGTGCTGACCTCCCAGAAAGGGATCCAG atgtATGAGTCTGATGGCTCCATCATGGTTTATTGGCACGCGCTGGACGTCGCAGAGCATCCTTCAG CACAAGCAGTGTTTGCTCGAGGgattgctgcagctggaggacaCTTCATCTGCGTGg ggacatcctcggGGTCAGTGCTTGTGTTTGACATCCCCCCAAAAGGAACAAACATCACAGTGAGCGAGGTCCTGGAGGAGCACCGCGATGCCATCACCGACATCGCCTCAGAGCTGGCGCAGGCTCCG gctggagctggtgatGTGGTGACTGCTGATGACGCTGGCACCCTCTGTGTctggagctctggagaggaGTTCACCTTGCTCAGCAAGATCCTGGCCTTTGG ctgctcctgctcctcagtgAAGCTGTGGCAGGGCGTCGTGGCTGCGGGCTATGGGAATGGGCAGATCCGGCTGTACGAGGCAGCCACCGGCGTCCTGCACGCAGAGGTCAACGCTCACGCCCGCTGGATCTATGCCCTGGACCTGGCCCCACAGACAGGAAAG CTGCTGTCGGGTGCAGAGGACTCTTTTGTTCATGTCTGGAAGATCAGCAGGAACCCAGACACGGATGATGTGGAG atcGAGCACTGCCACGCCGAGTGTGTGACCGACACCCAGGTGTGTGGTGCCCGCTTCTGTGACCCCGAGGGACTCTCCTTCGCCGTCACCGGCTACGACCTGAGCGAGATCTTCCGCTACAGCCGGCCATAG
- the LOC128974752 gene encoding retinol dehydrogenase 13-like, with protein MDLLSACSHPCWFLLTLLLGLLLWAQRRQCWDPRRCSTDLTGKTVIVTGANSGIGKCVAMDLARRNARTILACRSQERGQAAVEEIRAATGNPSVLLRLLDTSSLASVRAFAQSVLREETRLDVLVNNAGVTGLPFAVTPEGLEMTFATNYLGPFLLTNLLLDLLKASAPARVVNVSSLRHSAGTADGRYLTGQQRPGAYDAAYNSTKLMNVLFSAELSRRLQGTGVTSNALSPGVVNTSIMRHFGWAMRTLFFLIRPFLKSPEQGAISTIYCAVAEEASGITGKYFKSDCGLALPAPAGRDAGLARKLWEESERLTGLEDRPQH; from the exons ATGGATCTGCTGAGTGCCTGCAGCCACCCATGCTGGTTCCTGCTCACACTgcttctggggctgctcctctgggcacagaggagaCAATGCTGGGACCCCCGCAGGTGTTCCACTGACCTGACTGGCAAGACAGTGATCGTTACCGGAGCCAACAGCG GGATTGgcaaatgtgtggccatggacCTGGCCCGCAGGAACGCTCGCACCATCCTGGCATGCCGGAGCCAGGAGCGGGGCCAGGCGGCGGTGGAGGAGATCCGGGCGGCGACGGGCAacccctcagtgctgctgcGGCTGCTGGACACCAGCTCGCTGGCCTCGGTGCGAGCCTTCGCCCAGTCTGTGCTGCGGGAAGAGACGCGGCTGGACGTGCTGGTGAATAACGCCGGCGTCACCG GGCTGCCTTTCGCTGTCACGCCGGAGGGCCTGGAGATGACCTTCGCCACCAACTACCTGGGCCCCTTCCTGCTCACCAacctgctgctgg ACCTGCTGAAGGCTTCGGCGCCTGCCCGTGTGGTCAATGTCTCGTCGCTGCGGCACAGCGCAGGCACCGCTGACGGCCGGTACCTTACCGGGCAGCAGCGGCCCGGGGCCTACGACGCTGCCTACAACAGCACCAAGCTGATGAACGTCCTCTTCAGTGCCGAGCTGTCCCGGCGGCTGCAAGGCACAG GGGTGACCAGCAATGCACTAAGTCCTGGCGTGGTGAACACCAGCATCATGCGTCACTTCGGCTGGGCCATGCGCaccctcttcttcctcatccGCCCCTTCCTCAAG TCGCCAGAGCAGGGGGCCATCAGCACCATCTACTGCGCTGTGGCAGAGGAGGCGTCGGGCATCACGGGCAAGTACTTCAAGAGCGACTGTGGGCTGGCACTGCCCGCCCCAGCTGGTCGTGACGCTGGGCTGGCTCGCAAGCTCTGGGAGGAGTCGGAGAGGCTGACAGGGCTTGAGGACAGACCCCAGCACTGA